From Halomicrobium salinisoli, the proteins below share one genomic window:
- a CDS encoding ATP-binding protein — protein sequence MSLPPYVYSDRRLADADAVRATLGRRDLTKFGGDERLERLHRVFYPVFRVEYEYETGRGKLFGTDTKRAVALLDGLWDDNDEPLSQYADGTDDVVRRATADYDFGTDHPGLGRSVLLQFQVPTAEAESLLPRRITEYREQSGDAASVFHRKLRESYGLPADFDPEGFEEVLDVQRLYLPFWLAEYHSPHSDDVVMLSLRDPDQDEAAFRRDAWLAEFVSDDPRRLAEYGYEVDRDRIERDIRERIDDGDGDEGDAADGSGGARGGRDRDRPADDGAPTINRESPGEDGVVQPDGVDMEAEGLVEPSPERSFADVGGMSGLKETLNHKVVRPLEDPEAFEEYGIGVVNGVLLHGPPGCGKTHVAGALAGEVDRAFVEVSPADVTSKYMGEPAQKVEELFAIARANAPCVLFIDEIDGIAGSRDGDSNMNSSEQQLVNQLLTELEGIADEDVVVVAATNLVEDVDDAIRRSGRFDERVEVPPPDAAARREILRIHLAGRPTAEDLDLEPIVEATGGHAASDLELLAEDAARKALREDAPIGTDHLRRAVEETETSIEDWVDPAELAGEDGVVQPEGVDLRANSLVDPDPSRDFDDVGGMGDLKERLRETVIEPVANAETYEEYGIDVLSGLLLYGPPGCGKTHLAGALAGELGHSFVEVSPADVTSKWMGEPAQNVKELFEVARANAPCILFFDEIDGIAGSRRGGMNTSEQQLVNQLLTELEGAAEDDVVVVGATNFVEDVDSAIRRSGRFDERVEVPPPDAEARRQILELHLRDRPVADEVDWDAVVDPTAGYAASDLELLAEDAARNALRDGSPVEQDHLEAAVWETQSSIANWDGRDRYATADGTSDLGAER from the coding sequence ATGAGCCTGCCGCCGTACGTCTACTCCGACCGGCGCCTGGCCGACGCCGACGCGGTCCGCGCGACGCTGGGTCGTCGCGACCTGACCAAGTTCGGCGGCGACGAGCGACTGGAGCGGCTCCACCGGGTCTTCTACCCCGTCTTCCGGGTCGAGTACGAGTACGAGACCGGCCGCGGGAAGCTCTTCGGCACGGACACGAAGCGAGCGGTCGCCCTGCTGGACGGCCTGTGGGACGACAACGACGAGCCGCTCTCGCAGTACGCCGACGGCACCGACGACGTCGTCCGCCGTGCCACCGCGGACTACGACTTCGGGACGGACCACCCGGGGCTGGGGCGGTCGGTGCTCCTGCAGTTCCAGGTGCCCACCGCGGAGGCCGAGTCACTGCTCCCCCGCCGCATCACGGAGTACCGCGAGCAGTCCGGCGACGCCGCGAGCGTCTTCCACCGGAAGCTCCGGGAGTCCTACGGACTGCCGGCCGACTTCGACCCCGAGGGGTTCGAGGAAGTCCTCGACGTCCAGCGACTGTACCTCCCGTTCTGGCTGGCCGAGTACCACTCGCCCCACAGCGACGACGTGGTGATGCTCTCGCTGCGCGACCCCGACCAGGACGAGGCGGCGTTCCGCCGCGACGCCTGGCTCGCCGAGTTCGTCAGCGACGACCCCCGGCGGCTCGCCGAGTACGGCTACGAGGTCGACCGTGACCGGATCGAGCGGGACATCCGGGAGCGCATCGACGACGGGGACGGCGACGAGGGCGACGCCGCGGACGGCTCCGGGGGCGCCCGCGGCGGGCGCGACCGGGACCGGCCGGCAGACGACGGCGCGCCGACGATCAACCGCGAGTCGCCCGGCGAGGACGGCGTCGTCCAGCCCGACGGCGTCGACATGGAGGCCGAGGGGCTGGTCGAGCCGAGCCCGGAGCGGAGCTTCGCCGACGTCGGCGGCATGAGCGGCCTGAAGGAGACGCTCAACCACAAGGTCGTCCGGCCGCTGGAGGACCCCGAGGCCTTCGAGGAGTACGGCATCGGCGTCGTCAACGGCGTCCTGCTGCACGGCCCGCCGGGCTGTGGCAAGACCCACGTCGCCGGCGCGCTCGCCGGCGAGGTCGACCGCGCGTTCGTGGAGGTGTCGCCCGCCGACGTCACGAGCAAGTACATGGGCGAGCCCGCCCAGAAGGTCGAGGAGCTGTTCGCCATCGCCCGGGCGAACGCCCCCTGCGTCCTCTTTATCGACGAGATCGACGGCATCGCCGGTTCCCGCGACGGGGACAGCAACATGAACTCCAGCGAGCAGCAACTGGTCAACCAGCTGCTGACCGAACTGGAGGGCATCGCCGACGAGGACGTCGTGGTCGTCGCCGCCACGAACCTCGTCGAGGACGTCGACGACGCCATCCGCCGGTCGGGCCGGTTCGACGAGCGCGTCGAGGTCCCCCCGCCGGACGCCGCGGCCCGCCGGGAGATCCTCCGGATCCACCTCGCCGGCCGCCCCACGGCCGAGGACTTAGACCTCGAACCGATCGTGGAGGCGACCGGAGGGCACGCCGCCAGCGACCTCGAACTCCTCGCCGAGGACGCCGCGCGCAAGGCGCTCCGCGAGGACGCCCCCATCGGGACAGACCACCTGCGCCGGGCCGTCGAGGAGACGGAGACGAGCATCGAGGACTGGGTCGACCCGGCCGAACTCGCCGGCGAGGACGGCGTCGTCCAGCCCGAGGGCGTCGACCTCCGGGCGAACTCGCTGGTCGATCCCGACCCCAGCCGCGACTTCGACGACGTCGGCGGCATGGGCGACCTGAAAGAACGGCTCCGGGAGACGGTGATCGAGCCCGTCGCCAACGCCGAGACCTACGAGGAGTACGGCATCGACGTGCTCTCCGGTCTGCTGCTGTACGGCCCGCCGGGCTGTGGCAAGACCCACCTCGCCGGCGCGCTCGCGGGCGAACTCGGCCACAGCTTCGTCGAGGTGTCGCCGGCCGACGTCACCAGCAAGTGGATGGGCGAGCCCGCCCAGAACGTCAAGGAGCTGTTCGAGGTCGCCCGGGCGAACGCGCCCTGCATCCTCTTCTTCGACGAGATCGACGGCATCGCGGGCTCACGGCGCGGCGGGATGAACACCAGCGAGCAGCAATTGGTCAACCAGCTGCTGACCGAACTGGAGGGCGCGGCCGAGGACGACGTGGTCGTCGTCGGCGCGACCAACTTCGTCGAGGACGTGGACTCGGCGATCCGCCGGTCGGGTCGGTTCGACGAGCGCGTCGAGGTCCCCCCGCCGGACGCCGAGGCCCGCCGCCAGATCCTGGAACTCCACCTCCGGGACCGGCCCGTGGCCGACGAGGTCGACTGGGACGCGGTCGTCGATCCCACCGCGGGCTACGCGGCCAGCGACCTCGAACTGCTCGCCGAGGACGCCGCCCGCAACGCGCTCCGGGACGGCTCGCCCGTCGAGCAGGACCACCTCGAGGCCGCCGTCTGGGAGACCCAGTCCAGCATCGCGAACTGGGACGGCCGCGACCGGTACGCGACCGCCGACGGCACGAGCGACCTCGGCGCCGAGCGGTGA
- a CDS encoding 4-phosphopantoate--beta-alanine ligase, giving the protein MSDVDVPESHPRYESLLTRHRIEAGVEKGITSRQGLIAQGRGEAFDYLLGEATIESADRAARAAAAHLLLADHPVISVNGNAAALVPGELVELAEATGADLEVNLFNRTEERMETIAEHLREHGAEDVKGLTADGRIPGLDHERAKVDADGIGDADVVVVPLEDGDRAEALAEMGKTEIVVDLNPMSRSAQSASVPIVDNIIRAVPNVTEHARDLAGDTAAQRDIVEAFDAGDALAAAEEEIREP; this is encoded by the coding sequence ATGAGCGACGTGGACGTTCCCGAGAGCCACCCCCGCTACGAGTCGCTGCTGACGCGACACCGGATCGAGGCGGGGGTCGAGAAGGGCATCACCTCCCGACAGGGGCTGATCGCCCAGGGGCGCGGCGAGGCCTTCGACTACCTGCTGGGCGAGGCGACCATCGAGAGCGCCGACCGGGCGGCGCGGGCCGCGGCGGCGCACCTCCTGCTGGCCGACCACCCCGTGATCTCGGTCAACGGCAACGCGGCCGCGCTGGTGCCCGGGGAGCTGGTCGAGCTGGCCGAGGCGACCGGCGCCGACCTCGAGGTGAACCTGTTCAACCGCACCGAGGAGCGGATGGAGACCATCGCCGAGCACCTCCGCGAGCACGGCGCCGAGGACGTGAAGGGGCTCACCGCGGACGGTCGCATCCCCGGCCTCGACCACGAGCGCGCGAAGGTCGACGCCGACGGCATCGGCGACGCGGACGTGGTGGTGGTCCCGCTGGAGGACGGCGACCGCGCCGAGGCGCTGGCCGAGATGGGCAAGACGGAGATCGTCGTCGACCTCAACCCGATGTCCCGGTCGGCACAGAGCGCCAGCGTGCCCATCGTGGACAACATCATCCGCGCCGTCCCGAACGTGACCGAGCACGCCCGCGACCTGGCGGGCGACACGGCCGCCCAGCGCGACATCGTCGAGGCCTTCGACGCCGGGGACGCGCTCGCGGCCGCCGAAGAAGAGATCCGCGAGCCATGA
- a CDS encoding right-handed parallel beta-helix repeat-containing protein, translated as MPRDGSRVAAVVGSLLLVASAAGLGWAATGAAVAQETETAQGPTEIDSCTTITEPGSYVLSADLESENGTCIEVEADDVVLDGNGHAIAGGQNESDVAAFREASLAPSVIFSENGTAADETLVAAVLENYPVATNERWANVGVAANGSENVTVRDVDVTGLYFGVYLEGVSDVRLENVTAESNADGMDVFNATNVTVADSRLVDNQWGLWAVNVTESNVTNVTAESNGVNAVGAVSAPGLAIDGATVSGSPVGIELLASNDSRVRNATVTGSAYTGVGVLGSDGVAVTDSAVADTTGEVPDYLADLPAPYDAPAGINLDDASGGEYRNVTLTNNTEWAFHATNESTDNALETVRIDGTTVGGTVSDAALRTVADPSVTDGVVVNDLYVTATDGTASVDLEVTSDGATSSVTIDSSESVDAAFGDGDADDDAASDDVTVGENATSGAINVGNDVTVEAVNVGDGGTAKATANVSVTTSG; from the coding sequence ATGCCACGAGACGGATCGCGGGTAGCGGCAGTCGTCGGATCGCTCCTGCTGGTCGCGTCGGCCGCCGGCCTCGGCTGGGCGGCGACCGGCGCCGCCGTCGCCCAGGAGACGGAGACCGCCCAGGGGCCGACCGAGATCGACTCCTGCACGACGATCACGGAGCCGGGCAGCTACGTCCTTTCCGCGGACCTCGAGAGCGAGAACGGCACCTGCATCGAGGTCGAGGCGGACGACGTCGTCCTGGACGGGAACGGACACGCGATCGCGGGCGGCCAGAACGAGAGCGACGTCGCCGCCTTCCGGGAGGCCTCGCTGGCCCCGTCGGTGATCTTCAGCGAGAACGGGACGGCCGCCGACGAGACGCTCGTCGCGGCGGTGCTGGAGAACTACCCGGTGGCCACGAACGAGCGGTGGGCGAACGTCGGCGTCGCCGCGAACGGCTCCGAGAACGTCACGGTCCGCGACGTCGACGTCACGGGGCTGTACTTCGGCGTCTATCTGGAGGGGGTCTCCGACGTCCGGTTGGAGAACGTCACCGCCGAGTCCAACGCCGACGGGATGGACGTCTTCAACGCGACGAACGTGACCGTCGCGGACAGCCGACTGGTCGACAACCAGTGGGGGCTGTGGGCGGTGAACGTGACGGAGAGCAACGTCACGAACGTCACCGCGGAGTCGAACGGCGTCAACGCCGTCGGTGCGGTGTCCGCGCCCGGACTGGCGATCGACGGCGCGACCGTCTCGGGCTCCCCGGTCGGGATCGAACTGCTCGCCTCGAACGACAGCCGGGTCCGCAACGCAACCGTCACCGGCAGCGCCTACACCGGCGTCGGCGTGCTCGGCTCCGACGGCGTCGCCGTGACGGACAGCGCGGTCGCGGACACGACCGGCGAGGTGCCCGACTACCTCGCCGACCTCCCGGCCCCGTACGACGCGCCGGCGGGGATCAACCTCGACGACGCCAGCGGGGGCGAGTACCGGAACGTGACGCTGACGAACAACACGGAGTGGGCGTTCCACGCGACGAACGAGTCGACGGACAACGCCCTCGAGACCGTCCGGATCGACGGGACGACCGTGGGCGGCACCGTCAGCGACGCCGCGCTGCGGACCGTGGCGGACCCGTCCGTCACTGACGGGGTGGTCGTCAACGACCTCTACGTGACCGCGACGGACGGGACCGCCTCGGTCGACCTCGAGGTCACCTCGGACGGCGCGACGAGTTCGGTGACGATCGACTCCTCGGAGAGCGTCGACGCGGCGTTCGGCGACGGCGACGCCGACGACGACGCGGCGTCCGACGACGTGACCGTCGGCGAGAACGCGACCTCCGGCGCGATTAACGTCGGAAACGACGTGACCGTCGAGGCCGTCAACGTCGGCGACGGCGGGACGGCGAAAGCCACGGCGAACGTGTCGGTGACGACGTCCGGATAG
- a CDS encoding sugar porter family MFS transporter, whose product MSMADVRRLVDGDGGRFIYVAAALAALNGLLFGFDTGIISGAFLYIQDAFVMSPLMEGIVVSGAMAGAALGAAVGGRLSDRLGRRRLILLGAGVFFAGSFLMAVAPSVPVLVAGRLIDGVAIGFASIVGPLYISEIAPPRIRGALTSLNQLMVTVGILASYFVNYAFADAGAWRWMLGAGMVPAVVLAVGMLKMPESPRWLYERGREDEARAVLRRTRQGGVEDELAEIEETVQKQSGTGLSDLVEPWMRPALIVGLGLAVFQQVTGINAVMYYAPTVLESTGFGDVTSILATVGIGAVNVIMTVVAIALIDRVGRRALLLVGIGGMVTTLGVLGAVFYLPGFDGIVGWAATGSLMLFVAFFAIGLGPVFWLLASEIYPLSVRGSAMGLVTVANWLANLIVSLAFPMLRSSVGQSWTFWLFGACSVVALAFSYRYVPETKGRSLEAIEADLRENVGTTPAGAVGEGSDD is encoded by the coding sequence ATGTCAATGGCAGACGTGCGGCGTCTCGTCGACGGCGACGGCGGGCGGTTCATCTACGTCGCCGCGGCGCTGGCGGCGCTCAACGGGCTCCTGTTCGGGTTCGACACCGGAATCATCTCCGGCGCGTTCCTCTACATCCAGGACGCGTTCGTCATGTCCCCGCTGATGGAGGGGATCGTCGTCAGCGGCGCGATGGCGGGGGCGGCGCTCGGGGCGGCCGTCGGCGGTCGCCTCTCCGACCGCCTCGGTCGCCGGCGACTGATCCTGCTGGGCGCGGGGGTCTTCTTCGCCGGATCGTTCCTGATGGCCGTCGCGCCGTCGGTCCCCGTGCTCGTCGCGGGGCGGCTGATCGACGGGGTCGCCATCGGGTTCGCCTCCATCGTGGGGCCGCTGTACATCTCCGAGATCGCCCCGCCGCGGATCCGCGGCGCGCTGACGTCGCTGAATCAGCTGATGGTGACCGTGGGCATCCTGGCGTCGTACTTCGTGAACTACGCCTTCGCCGACGCGGGGGCCTGGCGGTGGATGCTCGGCGCCGGGATGGTCCCGGCCGTCGTCCTCGCCGTCGGGATGCTCAAGATGCCCGAGAGCCCCCGCTGGCTCTACGAGCGCGGCCGCGAGGACGAGGCCCGCGCGGTCCTGCGGCGCACCCGCCAGGGCGGCGTCGAGGACGAACTCGCCGAGATCGAGGAGACCGTCCAGAAGCAGTCCGGGACGGGACTGAGCGACCTGGTCGAGCCGTGGATGCGCCCCGCCCTGATCGTCGGCCTCGGGCTCGCCGTCTTCCAGCAGGTGACCGGGATCAACGCGGTGATGTACTACGCGCCGACCGTGCTGGAGTCGACCGGCTTCGGCGACGTCACCTCCATCCTCGCGACGGTCGGCATCGGCGCCGTCAACGTGATCATGACGGTCGTCGCCATCGCGCTGATCGACCGCGTCGGCCGCCGCGCGCTGCTGCTGGTCGGCATCGGCGGCATGGTCACGACGCTGGGGGTCCTCGGTGCCGTCTTCTACCTCCCGGGCTTCGACGGGATCGTCGGCTGGGCCGCGACCGGCAGCCTGATGCTGTTCGTCGCCTTCTTCGCCATCGGCCTCGGGCCGGTGTTCTGGCTGCTGGCCTCCGAGATCTACCCGCTGTCCGTCCGGGGCAGCGCGATGGGGCTGGTGACCGTCGCCAACTGGCTGGCGAACCTGATCGTCTCGCTCGCCTTCCCGATGCTGCGGTCCAGCGTCGGCCAGTCGTGGACCTTCTGGCTGTTCGGGGCCTGTAGCGTCGTCGCGCTGGCCTTCAGCTACCGGTACGTCCCCGAGACGAAGGGCCGCTCGCTGGAGGCCATCGAGGCCGACCTGCGCGAGAACGTCGGCACCACGCCGGCCGGCGCCGTCGGCGAGGGGTCGGACGACTGA
- a CDS encoding pantoate kinase, which translates to MTEATAFVPGHVTGFFTAEPAEDPIEAGSRGGGLALGDGVTVTVRPADERTVRLNGEAIEIDAVERVLSALDATVAVRAETDLPLGAGFGVSGATALGAALATNAALERGLSENELVALAHGAEVRAGTGLGDVVGQARGGVPLRLEPGGPEYNYIDAVPARGRVEYLARGELDTEDVITGDTEELTAAGERALSRVVREPTMDGFMRASRRFAREADLLTPEVRSVVEDVIEAGGDASMAMLGETVFALGTGLTDAGYDAAVTEIHPGGATLE; encoded by the coding sequence ATGACCGAGGCCACGGCGTTCGTCCCGGGGCACGTCACCGGCTTCTTCACCGCGGAACCGGCCGAGGACCCGATCGAGGCGGGCTCGCGCGGGGGCGGGCTCGCGCTGGGGGACGGCGTGACGGTGACCGTGCGGCCCGCCGACGAGCGGACGGTCCGGCTGAACGGCGAGGCGATCGAGATCGACGCCGTCGAGCGCGTGCTCTCGGCGCTCGACGCGACCGTCGCGGTCCGGGCGGAGACGGACCTGCCGCTGGGCGCGGGGTTCGGCGTCTCCGGCGCGACCGCGCTCGGGGCGGCGCTGGCGACCAACGCCGCGCTGGAGCGTGGCCTCTCTGAAAACGAACTCGTCGCGCTCGCGCACGGCGCCGAGGTCCGGGCCGGGACCGGGCTGGGCGACGTGGTCGGGCAGGCCCGCGGCGGCGTCCCGCTCCGGCTGGAGCCCGGCGGCCCCGAATACAACTACATCGACGCCGTCCCGGCCCGCGGGCGCGTCGAGTACCTCGCCCGCGGCGAACTCGACACGGAGGACGTCATCACGGGCGACACCGAAGAGCTGACGGCCGCCGGCGAGCGGGCGCTCTCGCGGGTCGTTCGCGAGCCCACGATGGACGGCTTCATGCGCGCCTCGCGGCGGTTCGCCCGCGAGGCCGACCTGCTGACGCCCGAGGTCCGCTCGGTCGTCGAGGACGTGATCGAGGCCGGCGGCGACGCCTCAATGGCGATGCTCGGCGAGACCGTCTTCGCGCTCGGCACGGGGCTGACCGACGCCGGCTACGACGCCGCAGTCACGGAGATCCACCCCGGCGGCGCGACGCTGGAGTAG
- a CDS encoding SHOCT domain-containing protein: MASEFPHEDSPLVAVAVGLALVTTFALAGVLFALGVEAWWFAFVLTGGAVPLAAGLARWYEERDEESPDDESADESGDALEQLRARYARGEIDEAEFEHRLERLLETEDRASASEALRDRRETGGGDREGERDRGREREEA; this comes from the coding sequence ATGGCGAGTGAGTTCCCACACGAGGACTCGCCGCTCGTCGCCGTCGCGGTCGGGCTGGCGCTGGTGACGACGTTCGCCCTGGCCGGGGTCCTGTTCGCGCTCGGCGTCGAAGCCTGGTGGTTCGCGTTCGTCCTCACTGGCGGCGCCGTGCCGCTGGCCGCCGGCCTCGCGCGGTGGTACGAGGAGCGCGACGAGGAGTCCCCCGACGACGAGAGCGCCGACGAGTCCGGCGACGCCCTCGAACAGCTCCGGGCGCGGTACGCGCGCGGCGAGATCGACGAGGCGGAGTTCGAACACCGACTGGAGCGCCTGCTGGAGACCGAGGACCGGGCGAGCGCCAGCGAGGCGCTCCGGGACCGGCGCGAGACGGGCGGCGGCGACCGCGAGGGAGAACGCGACCGCGGGCGGGAGCGGGAAGAAGCCTGA
- a CDS encoding UPF0175 family protein, translating to MPTISARLPAEEKEELDAVADMLSEDRSTTIRKALREGLETLRVRVAVEQYQSGDVSAAEAAEIADLSIAEWLDVARERNLTTQLDLSDLEIDADTATEL from the coding sequence ATGCCGACGATCAGCGCGCGGCTCCCGGCGGAGGAGAAGGAGGAACTGGACGCGGTAGCAGACATGCTCTCGGAGGACCGATCGACCACCATCCGGAAGGCCCTGCGGGAGGGCCTGGAGACGCTGCGGGTCCGGGTCGCGGTCGAGCAGTACCAGTCTGGCGACGTCTCCGCGGCGGAGGCCGCCGAGATCGCGGACCTCTCGATCGCGGAGTGGCTGGACGTGGCCCGCGAGCGCAACCTCACGACGCAGCTGGACCTCTCCGATCTGGAGATCGACGCCGACACCGCCACGGAGCTATGA
- a CDS encoding PRC-barrel domain containing protein: protein MTADLTDDDRGKAVVTNNKRVGVVTDVQGGRAFVDPEWDNVDDDLADTLDWDRDDDDYRLDSSAITDARNDQLYLRDDL, encoded by the coding sequence ATGACGGCAGACCTCACGGACGACGATCGCGGGAAGGCGGTCGTGACGAACAACAAGCGCGTCGGCGTCGTGACGGACGTGCAGGGCGGTCGCGCGTTCGTCGACCCCGAGTGGGACAACGTCGACGACGACCTGGCCGACACGCTCGACTGGGACCGCGACGACGACGATTACCGGCTCGACTCGTCGGCGATCACGGACGCCCGCAACGACCAGCTCTACCTCCGGGACGACCTCTGA
- a CDS encoding AIM24 family protein, translating into MDIEDFASENEPTETDAPFELENSYTLDVDVDGTVLAKAGSMVAYTGDLSFTGKASAEGGITGFLKEAATGEGTPVMTVEGDGHVYLADHQKKVQILDLEADDAITVNGEDVLAFESDLSYEISTIDSLAGSFAGGLTNVYLEGPGYVALTTHGDPLVLEPPVSTDPSATVAWSGTSPDVEVNKNLSDMIGQESGERFQMNFDGDGGFVVVQPYEEHGGA; encoded by the coding sequence ATGGACATCGAAGACTTCGCCTCCGAGAACGAACCGACGGAGACCGACGCGCCCTTCGAGCTGGAGAACAGCTACACCCTCGACGTGGACGTCGACGGGACCGTCCTGGCGAAGGCCGGGTCGATGGTCGCCTACACGGGCGATCTGTCCTTCACCGGCAAGGCCTCCGCCGAGGGCGGGATCACCGGCTTCCTCAAGGAGGCCGCGACCGGCGAGGGCACGCCCGTCATGACCGTCGAGGGCGACGGCCACGTCTACCTCGCGGACCACCAGAAGAAGGTGCAGATCCTCGACCTCGAGGCCGACGACGCCATCACGGTCAACGGCGAGGACGTCCTGGCCTTCGAGTCGGACCTCTCCTACGAGATCAGCACCATCGACAGCCTCGCCGGCTCGTTCGCCGGCGGCCTCACCAACGTCTACCTCGAAGGGCCCGGGTACGTCGCGCTGACGACCCACGGCGACCCGCTGGTGCTCGAACCGCCGGTCTCGACCGACCCCAGCGCCACGGTCGCCTGGAGCGGGACGTCGCCGGACGTCGAGGTCAACAAGAACCTCTCGGACATGATCGGCCAGGAATCCGGCGAGCGCTTCCAGATGAACTTCGACGGCGACGGCGGCTTCGTCGTCGTCCAGCCCTACGAGGAACACGGCGGGGCCTGA
- the aspS gene encoding aspartate--tRNA(Asn) ligase, which translates to MDERTYTADAEPGDTVTVAGWVHEIRDLGGIAFLILRDQSGKIQVKFEKDEMDDELVETGLNVQRESVVTVTGDVEEEERAPTGVEVTPESVEVLAEADPELPLDPSGKVDAELSTRLDNRTLDLRKDEVKAIFEIRAEVLRAVRDQFRDLGCTEINTPKIVATGTEGGTELFPITYFGQEAFMNQSPQLFKQLMVGSGLERVFEIGPIFRAEEHNTPRHLNEATSIDFESAFYDHEDAMDACESVVRAAYEAVEANCQEQLEALDLQDDFSAPAESFPRITYEEAIERINATGELDEPLVWGDDLPTEGEHALGQDVGQHYFITDWPSEIKPFYIMDKDDEVSTGFDMMHPEMELVSGGQREHRHDHLVEGFEQQGLDPEAFEYYTKMFKYGMPPHAGWGLGGERLIMTMLGLGNIREAVLFPRDRQRLSP; encoded by the coding sequence ATGGACGAGCGAACGTACACCGCGGACGCGGAGCCCGGCGACACGGTCACCGTCGCCGGCTGGGTACACGAGATCCGAGACCTGGGCGGCATCGCCTTCCTGATCCTCCGGGATCAGTCCGGCAAGATCCAGGTCAAGTTCGAGAAAGACGAGATGGACGACGAGCTCGTGGAGACGGGCCTGAACGTCCAGCGCGAGTCCGTCGTCACCGTCACGGGCGACGTCGAGGAGGAGGAACGGGCGCCTACGGGCGTCGAGGTCACGCCCGAGTCCGTTGAGGTACTGGCCGAGGCCGACCCCGAGCTCCCGCTGGACCCCTCCGGCAAGGTCGACGCCGAGCTCTCCACGCGGCTGGACAACCGCACGCTGGACCTCCGCAAGGACGAGGTCAAGGCCATCTTCGAGATCCGCGCCGAGGTCCTGCGCGCGGTCCGCGACCAGTTCCGTGACCTGGGCTGCACGGAGATCAACACGCCGAAGATCGTCGCCACCGGCACCGAGGGCGGCACGGAGCTGTTCCCGATCACGTACTTCGGCCAGGAGGCCTTCATGAACCAGAGCCCCCAGCTGTTCAAGCAGCTGATGGTCGGCTCCGGGCTGGAGCGGGTCTTCGAGATCGGCCCGATCTTCCGCGCCGAGGAGCACAACACGCCCCGGCACCTCAACGAGGCCACCTCCATCGACTTCGAGTCGGCCTTCTACGACCACGAGGACGCCATGGACGCCTGCGAGTCCGTCGTCCGCGCCGCCTACGAGGCCGTCGAGGCGAACTGCCAGGAGCAGCTCGAGGCCCTCGACCTGCAGGACGACTTTTCGGCCCCCGCCGAGAGCTTCCCCCGCATCACCTACGAGGAGGCCATCGAGCGGATCAACGCCACCGGCGAGCTCGACGAGCCGCTCGTGTGGGGCGACGACCTCCCCACCGAGGGCGAGCACGCGCTCGGCCAGGACGTCGGCCAGCACTACTTCATCACCGACTGGCCCAGCGAGATCAAGCCCTTCTACATCATGGACAAGGACGACGAGGTCTCCACCGGCTTCGACATGATGCACCCCGAGATGGAACTGGTCTCCGGCGGCCAGCGTGAGCACCGCCACGACCACCTCGTCGAGGGCTTCGAGCAGCAGGGTCTCGATCCGGAGGCCTTCGAGTACTACACCAAGATGTTCAAGTACGGCATGCCGCCCCACGCCGGCTGGGGCCTCGGCGGCGAGCGCCTCATCATGACGATGCTCGGCCTCGGTAACATCCGTGAGGCCGTCCTCTTCCCGCGGGATCGTCAACGTCTGAGTCCCTGA
- a CDS encoding Lrp/AsnC family transcriptional regulator has translation MVDRPIDDLDRRILHALQHNSRKTAASDVAESADVSPRTVRNRIERLEEKGIIEGYGAQVNYEAAGYQLHTLIVCTAPIHEREEIARRALEVPGVVAVREVMTGAENVQVEVVGVDGNDLSRIGRELNEVGLEVVDEDLIRNEYAQPFHLFGPDATDVDAEGEGD, from the coding sequence ATGGTCGACCGTCCGATAGACGATCTGGACAGGCGCATCCTCCACGCGCTGCAGCACAACTCCCGCAAGACGGCAGCCAGCGACGTGGCCGAGTCGGCGGACGTCTCGCCCCGGACCGTCCGCAACCGGATCGAGCGCCTGGAGGAGAAGGGCATCATCGAGGGGTACGGCGCGCAGGTCAACTACGAGGCCGCTGGCTACCAGTTGCACACGCTGATCGTCTGTACCGCGCCGATCCACGAGCGCGAGGAGATCGCCCGGCGCGCGCTGGAGGTGCCCGGGGTCGTCGCCGTCCGGGAGGTGATGACCGGGGCCGAGAACGTCCAGGTCGAGGTCGTCGGCGTCGACGGCAACGACCTCAGCCGCATCGGCCGGGAGCTCAACGAGGTCGGCCTCGAGGTCGTCGACGAGGACCTGATCCGCAACGAGTACGCGCAGCCGTTCCACCTGTTCGGTCCGGACGCGACGGACGTCGACGCCGAGGGCGAGGGCGACTAG